One part of the Ornithodoros turicata isolate Travis chromosome 2, ASM3712646v1, whole genome shotgun sequence genome encodes these proteins:
- the LOC135384767 gene encoding uncharacterized protein LOC135384767, whose amino-acid sequence MEGALAPARLVRTTVAAGTRHLRQSLRTRPPFAGTIGRSGYTLAASASAQSPCRLFYVLDLISRKRFLVDTGAQVSILPATSSEKRRPPTYHLVAVNNTGIPVFGERSLTLDIGLRRTFPWIFKVAATDQAIIGVDFLEHFGLLVDLRHHVLLDHGTKLRVAGIASSPTPQLATTTLAALQSPYAALLGEFRSLCLPPDWTKPVNHSVLHYIFPSGPPVHFKPRRLSPDQQKVARSEFEHMLAIGIVRTSSSDWETPLHMVP is encoded by the exons ATGGAAGGCGCCCTCGCTCCCGCTCGCCTCGTACggacaacagtcgccgcaggcACCCGACACCTTCGCCAGTCCCTCCGAACCCGACCACCTTTTGCTGGTACCATTGGTCGTTCGGGGTACACGCTC GCGGCGTCCGCGTCTGCTCAATCTCCCTGCCGCCTCTTTTACGTGTTGGACTTGATTTCCCGGAAACGCTTTCTTGTCGACACCGGGGCTCAGGTCAGCATACTACCGGCAACTTCTTCGGAAAAGCGCAGACCACCTACGTATCACCTCGTTGCCGTAAACAACACCGGCATTCCCGTATTCGGAGAGCGATCCCTCACGCTTGACATCGGCCTCCGCCGTACTTTCCCGTGGATTTTCAAAGTGGCGGCCACCGATCAAGCCATTATCGGAGTCGACTTTCTTGAACATTTCGGCCTGCTTGTCGACCTCCGGCACCACGTTCTTCTTGACCACGGCACCAAGCTCCGCGTTGCGGGCATCGCCTCGTCTCCCACACCGCAGCTCGCCACAACCACTCTTGCGGCGCTACAATCTCCTTACGCCGCCCTGCTTGGCGAATTTCGTTCACTGTGCTTACCACCAGACTGGACTAAGCCCGTCAATCACTCCGTCCTCCACTACATTTTCCCCTCAGGTCCGCCGGTGCATTTCAAGCCCCGACGACTCTCTCCTGATCAACAGAAGGTAGCCCGCAgtgaatttgagcacatgctcgccATTGGAATCGTCCGCACCTCCTCTAGTGACTGGGAAACGCCTCTTCACATGGTCCCCTAA